Proteins encoded in a region of the Benincasa hispida cultivar B227 chromosome 2, ASM972705v1, whole genome shotgun sequence genome:
- the LOC120071800 gene encoding pro-cathepsin H-like — MASRLFFISSVLLVLCCAVAGSVFDDSNPIRMVSDRLRELELEVVRVVGQVPHALRFARFAHRYGKKYETAEEMKLRFGIFLESLELIKSTNRKGLSYKLGVNQFADWTWEEFKKHRLGAAQNCSATIKGNHKLTDVVLPESKDWRDDGIVSPVKDQGHCGSCWTFSTTGALEAAYAQAHGKGISLSEQQLVDCAGAFNNFGCNGGLPSQAFEYIKYNGGLETEEAYPYTGKNGQCKFVSENVGVQVVDSVNITLGAEDELKHAVAFARPVSVAFEVVSGFRLYSKGVYTSDSCGSTPMDVNHAVLAVGYGVEDGVPYWLIKNSWGENWGDNGYFKMELGKNMCGVATCASYPIVA, encoded by the exons ATGGCTTCACGGCTGTTCTTCATCTCCTCTGTTCTTCTGGTGCTTTGCTGTGCAGTTGCCGGATCCGTCTTCGATGATTCCAATCCCATTCGGATGGTTTCTGATCGTCTTCGTGAGTTGGAGTTGGAGGTCGTTCGAGTCGTCGGCCAAGTTCCTCACGCTCTCCGATTCGCTCGATTTGCTCACAG GTATGGGAAGAAGTACGAAACGGCAGAGGAGATGAAACTCCGATTTGGAATTTTCTTAGAGAGTTTGGAACTGATCAAATCGACCAATAGAAAAGGCCTTTCTTACAAGCTTGGTGTTAATC AATTTGCGGATTGGACGTGGGAAGAGTTCAAGAAACACAGGCTAGGAGCTGCTCAAAACTGCTCTGCTACCATAAAGGGAAACCACAAACTTACTGATGTCGTTCTTCCTGAATCG AAAGACTGGAGGGACGATGGCATAGTTAGCCCTGTTAAAGATCAAGGCCACTGTGGTTCTTGCTGGACATtcag TACAACTGGAGCGCTTGAAGCGGCCTATGCACAAGCACATGGAAAGGGTATCTCCCTGTCCGAGCAGCAGCTGGTAGATTGTGCAGGTGCTTTTAACAACTTTGGCTGCAATGGTGGATTGCCTTCCCAAGCCTTTGAATACATTAAGTACAATGGTGGCCTTGAAACTGAAGAAGCATATCCTTACACTGGAAAAAACGGCCAATGCAAATTCGTATCTGAGAATGTTGGCGTACAAGTCGTTGATTCTGTGAACATCACTCTC GGCGCCGAAGATGAATTGAAGCATGCAGTTGCTTTTGCTCGACCAGTAAGCGTAGCATTTGAGGTGGTTAGCGGTTTTCGCTTGTATTCAAAAGGAGTTTACACCAGTGACTCCTGCGGCAGTACTCCTATG GATGTAAACCACGCCGTGCTTGCAGTTGGTTATGGGGTTGAAGATGGTGTCCCATACTGGCTTATAAAGAACTCATGGGGAGAAAATTGGGGTGACAATGGCTACTTCAAGATGGAGCTGGGCAAGAACATGTGTG GTGTTGCAACTTGTGCTTCATACCCCATTGTTGCTTAA
- the LOC120071109 gene encoding protein FIP1-like isoform X2, with product MLTGIFQQYLVYQVHKIRLQGYYSFSQKLKHIVRLPFAVMAYGTAALLLVMVWEPQISALSIPIILRLIMLIEAVCAGSFMIIYISYVQKYNSLNSQPDVLKSLYSPLQQSSSLEDLRYHDVGRLSDQQMALLQYQRENLHFLNEEILRLQECLSKYERSSDGSTPQVDLAHMLAARDQELRTLSAEMNQVTSELRLARSVIAERDTEIQKLLTTNKQYVEENERLRAILGEWSTRAAKLERALEAERISNLELQKRISTLKKQPHLSETSERHGS from the exons ATGCTCACAG GTATCTTTCAGCAATATCTAGTGTACCAAGTCCACAAAATTCGTTTGCAG GGTTATTATAGCTTTAGCCAGAAGTTAAAGCATATTGTTCGTCTACCTTTTGCAGTTATGGCATATG GAACTGCTGCCCTTTTACTTGTCATGGTATGGGAGCCTCAAATCAGTGCACTTTCGATCCCCATAATTTTAAG GTTGATTATGTTAATTGAAGCGGTGTGTGCTGGATCGTTTATGATTATATATATCA GCTATGTACAAAAGTACAATTCATTAAATTCTCAGCCTGATGTTTTGAAGTCATTGTATTCTCCACTTCAGCAATCAAGTTCTTTGGAAGATCTAAG GTATCATGATGTTGGTCGACTTTCCGATCAACAAATGGCTCTGTTGCAATATCAGCGAGAGAACCTTCATTTTCTGAATGAGGAG ATTCTTCGGTTGCAAGAGTGCTTAAGTAAATATGAACGGTCCAGTGATGGAAGCACGCCTCAG GTTGATCTTGCCCATATGCTAGCTGCGCGTGATCAGGAATTGAGGACACTTTCAGCTGAG ATGAATCAGGTGACATCAGAACTTAGGCTTGCTCGATCTGTTATAGCTGAGAGGGATACCGAGATTCAGAAATTACTCACCACCAACAAACAG TATgtagaagaaaatgaaagactGAGAGCTATTCTAGGCGAATGGAGTACACGGGCAGCAAAG CTCGAGAGAGCGCTCGAAGCTGAGCGTATATCAAATCTTGAACTGCAAAAGAGGATTTCAACACTAAAAAAACAACCACATTTATCTGAAACATCAGAGCGGCACGGGAGTTGA
- the LOC120071109 gene encoding protein FIP1-like isoform X1, which yields MAAERHASSRATSSEDNAMFLDILHEAPLFGHRKPARTVGSIIYCFILVGYAALAIGAPWIFHPIKHLVEPLLCSCDVVLLMLTGIFQQYLVYQVHKIRLQGYYSFSQKLKHIVRLPFAVMAYGTAALLLVMVWEPQISALSIPIILRLIMLIEAVCAGSFMIIYISYVQKYNSLNSQPDVLKSLYSPLQQSSSLEDLRYHDVGRLSDQQMALLQYQRENLHFLNEEILRLQECLSKYERSSDGSTPQVDLAHMLAARDQELRTLSAEMNQVTSELRLARSVIAERDTEIQKLLTTNKQYVEENERLRAILGEWSTRAAKLERALEAERISNLELQKRISTLKKQPHLSETSERHGS from the exons ATGGCAGCGGAGAGGCACGCCTCTTCGCGCGCAACATCATCTGAAGACAACGCGAT GTTTCTTGATATACTGCATGAGGCACCGTTATTTGGTCATCGGAAGCCTGCAAGAACAGTTGGGAgcataatttattgttttattttg GTAGGCTATGCTGCTCTGGCTATTGGAGCTCCATGGATATTTCATCCTATAAAGCACTTGGTTGAACCATTGCTCTGCAGTTGTGATGTTGTTCTCTTGATGCTCACAG GTATCTTTCAGCAATATCTAGTGTACCAAGTCCACAAAATTCGTTTGCAG GGTTATTATAGCTTTAGCCAGAAGTTAAAGCATATTGTTCGTCTACCTTTTGCAGTTATGGCATATG GAACTGCTGCCCTTTTACTTGTCATGGTATGGGAGCCTCAAATCAGTGCACTTTCGATCCCCATAATTTTAAG GTTGATTATGTTAATTGAAGCGGTGTGTGCTGGATCGTTTATGATTATATATATCA GCTATGTACAAAAGTACAATTCATTAAATTCTCAGCCTGATGTTTTGAAGTCATTGTATTCTCCACTTCAGCAATCAAGTTCTTTGGAAGATCTAAG GTATCATGATGTTGGTCGACTTTCCGATCAACAAATGGCTCTGTTGCAATATCAGCGAGAGAACCTTCATTTTCTGAATGAGGAG ATTCTTCGGTTGCAAGAGTGCTTAAGTAAATATGAACGGTCCAGTGATGGAAGCACGCCTCAG GTTGATCTTGCCCATATGCTAGCTGCGCGTGATCAGGAATTGAGGACACTTTCAGCTGAG ATGAATCAGGTGACATCAGAACTTAGGCTTGCTCGATCTGTTATAGCTGAGAGGGATACCGAGATTCAGAAATTACTCACCACCAACAAACAG TATgtagaagaaaatgaaagactGAGAGCTATTCTAGGCGAATGGAGTACACGGGCAGCAAAG CTCGAGAGAGCGCTCGAAGCTGAGCGTATATCAAATCTTGAACTGCAAAAGAGGATTTCAACACTAAAAAAACAACCACATTTATCTGAAACATCAGAGCGGCACGGGAGTTGA